A single window of Opitutaceae bacterium DNA harbors:
- a CDS encoding NADH-quinone oxidoreductase subunit M, whose translation MLLDHLLLLAIAVPLAVAASIFAGMPKRYSVRLAYLGFGVPALIAIYAWVSFPSGLGDRFAYLASYDTGLGSLGIKLTLGLNGISLAMFVLAGVVGLAAGLYAIQSGAERLKIYLALLLVMHAGLMGTFASVDIFFFYFFHELALIPTFIMVGTWGGRDRNYAAMKLTIYLTLGAMLSLVGLIAVYVQSDAGSFSLIELRQALATMPLSASAQKYGFGLLMFGFGILVSLWPFHTWAPLGYGAAPSSVAMLHAGVLKKFGLYGLVQIALPLLPLGAHHWSGWLTALALCNILVVGFVAMAQRDLKQVVSYGSVMHMGYAFLGVACVSTTGAGGAILMILAHGFSVALSFLLVTSIHHRTQTFDLGGMGGLAQKAPVLAAYFVAATMATIGLPGMANFWGELTIFVAVWKFSPWAAVGAVTGVVITAIYALRATARVFFGPQSEALQKSSTFVPIVDLRWSERIPALILLAMLLLVGFWPKSLSTPLNDSLEAIYPALKSPPAGITRK comes from the coding sequence ATGTTGTTAGACCACCTTCTCCTGCTCGCCATAGCCGTGCCGCTGGCGGTAGCCGCTTCGATTTTTGCCGGGATGCCCAAGCGGTATTCGGTGAGGCTGGCGTATCTCGGCTTTGGTGTGCCTGCGTTGATTGCGATTTATGCATGGGTGTCGTTTCCGTCCGGACTGGGAGACAGGTTTGCGTACCTGGCGAGTTATGACACCGGGCTTGGCTCACTGGGCATCAAGCTCACGCTGGGATTGAACGGCATTTCACTCGCCATGTTTGTGCTCGCGGGAGTCGTTGGCCTCGCTGCCGGACTCTATGCGATCCAGTCGGGAGCGGAGCGGCTCAAGATATACCTCGCGCTGCTGCTTGTGATGCACGCCGGTCTGATGGGTACGTTCGCCAGCGTGGACATCTTCTTCTTCTATTTCTTCCACGAACTGGCATTGATTCCGACATTCATCATGGTCGGAACCTGGGGTGGCCGCGACCGCAATTACGCAGCGATGAAGCTGACGATCTACCTTACCCTGGGCGCGATGCTTTCGCTGGTAGGCTTGATAGCCGTGTATGTGCAGAGCGATGCCGGAAGCTTCAGTCTGATCGAGTTGCGGCAGGCGCTTGCGACAATGCCGCTTTCCGCAAGCGCGCAAAAATATGGCTTTGGCCTGCTGATGTTCGGTTTCGGCATTCTGGTTTCCCTGTGGCCCTTTCACACCTGGGCTCCGTTGGGTTACGGAGCGGCGCCAAGCTCCGTTGCGATGCTGCATGCAGGGGTTCTCAAGAAATTCGGGTTGTACGGCCTGGTACAGATAGCGCTGCCTCTCCTTCCTCTTGGAGCCCATCACTGGAGCGGCTGGCTTACGGCACTGGCGCTCTGCAACATTCTCGTGGTCGGCTTCGTGGCCATGGCGCAGCGCGATCTCAAGCAGGTTGTCAGCTACGGATCAGTCATGCACATGGGATATGCCTTTCTTGGAGTTGCCTGCGTGTCCACCACAGGTGCAGGCGGAGCAATCCTGATGATACTGGCCCATGGCTTTTCGGTGGCTCTTTCGTTCCTGCTTGTAACAAGCATTCATCACCGCACCCAGACCTTTGATCTTGGTGGCATGGGTGGACTCGCGCAAAAGGCGCCGGTTCTCGCCGCGTACTTTGTTGCAGCAACGATGGCGACAATCGGCCTTCCGGGGATGGCCAATTTCTGGGGTGAGCTTACGATTTTTGTTGCTGTCTGGAAATTCTCGCCCTGGGCCGCAGTTGGTGCAGTGACTGGAGTTGTCATCACGGCAATCTATGCACTTCGTGCGACTGCCAGGGTGTTTTTTGGACCGCAGTCCGAAGCGCTTCAAAAATCTTCGACATTCGTCCCGATCGTCGACTTGCGCTGGAGTGAACGCATTCCAGCGCTGATCCTCCTGGCGATGCTGCTGTTGGTTGGTTTTTGGCCGAAATCGCTTTCAACCCCGCTCAATGACTCACTTGAGGCGATCTACCCCGCGTTGAAATCGCCTCCAGCGGGAATTACTCGGAAGTAA
- a CDS encoding NADH-quinone oxidoreductase subunit N, with product MNLELLQAAAAKNTWGAILPELLLGSLALLLLILEIILPKKQHTAIPSLAILGQVAILVVTIGGFHTGYFGSETFGGLLKHTLHGQFMRVFLLITSILVCILGAMSLKGRNVPRVEFFHIVTVVTGALMLLVQSNHFVMLFVALETVTIGFYVLVSYYRSNPLSLEAGLKYLVMGALSSSILLFGIVFLYGVAGNPQLAPHGAESGAMEFGSINRFLADHPDNFLAKVGIVLVLAGIAFKIGGVPFQIWIPDVYQGAPTPVTALLAVGSKAAGFSVLLVLAGVFAPCKALVIPVLSVMAGATIIFGNLAALTQYNVKRLIGLSGVSHAGYLLIGVIAAYSDSTAVGAVYFYLLAYLIASFAVFGVMTHVCGENDADQDLEHYADLVKSHPFLAVVLAIGLGSLAGIPPLAGFIGKLLVFIAAFHAGLYALLAIAIAGVVVSIYYYFGWIKAAIFPSWGIPRGSDGIVPQRPRLPVGLVSSLTLGALTIASVVLGLYQGGLVQWLSSR from the coding sequence ATGAATCTCGAACTGCTGCAAGCTGCCGCCGCCAAGAACACCTGGGGAGCGATCCTGCCTGAGCTCCTTCTGGGATCGCTTGCCCTGCTCCTGCTGATCCTGGAAATCATCCTTCCAAAGAAGCAGCACACCGCAATTCCGTCGTTGGCGATTCTGGGCCAGGTCGCGATCCTTGTCGTCACGATCGGTGGTTTTCACACCGGTTACTTCGGCAGCGAGACTTTCGGAGGACTTCTCAAGCACACCCTGCACGGTCAGTTCATGCGGGTGTTTCTCCTGATCACTTCGATCCTTGTGTGCATTCTGGGTGCGATGAGCCTGAAGGGGAGGAACGTTCCGCGTGTTGAATTTTTTCACATCGTGACCGTCGTGACGGGAGCGCTCATGCTCCTGGTGCAAAGCAACCACTTCGTGATGCTCTTTGTTGCGCTCGAAACAGTCACAATCGGTTTTTATGTTCTCGTCAGCTATTACCGTTCGAATCCCTTGTCGCTGGAAGCGGGTCTGAAATATCTCGTCATGGGGGCGTTGAGCTCCTCGATCCTGCTCTTCGGAATCGTTTTTCTTTATGGCGTTGCCGGGAATCCGCAGCTGGCTCCCCATGGCGCGGAGTCAGGAGCGATGGAGTTTGGATCGATCAATCGTTTCCTGGCGGATCATCCAGACAATTTCCTCGCGAAAGTTGGCATCGTCCTGGTTCTTGCGGGGATTGCCTTTAAAATCGGGGGCGTCCCGTTTCAGATCTGGATACCGGACGTGTACCAAGGTGCGCCAACACCGGTGACCGCGCTGCTTGCAGTAGGCTCAAAAGCGGCGGGATTTTCTGTCCTGCTTGTCCTTGCCGGCGTTTTCGCTCCGTGCAAGGCGCTGGTGATACCGGTGCTGTCGGTCATGGCTGGTGCGACGATCATCTTCGGCAACCTTGCAGCTCTGACCCAATACAACGTCAAGCGCCTGATCGGACTATCCGGTGTATCTCATGCCGGCTATCTGCTCATTGGTGTCATTGCCGCATATTCTGATTCGACGGCAGTTGGCGCGGTCTACTTTTATCTGCTCGCCTACCTGATCGCCTCATTCGCCGTGTTTGGGGTGATGACGCATGTTTGTGGCGAAAATGATGCGGACCAGGATCTCGAGCATTATGCCGACCTCGTGAAATCACATCCGTTTCTTGCGGTGGTGCTGGCGATCGGACTCGGTTCGCTGGCAGGCATTCCACCGCTGGCCGGATTTATCGGCAAGCTTCTCGTTTTCATCGCGGCATTTCACGCTGGCCTCTACGCTTTGCTCGCGATCGCCATTGCGGGCGTGGTGGTGTCGATCTACTATTACTTTGGCTGGATCAAGGCGGCGATTTTTCCGTCGTGGGGGATTCCGCGTGGCAGTGATGGCATCGTTCCGCAACGACCGCGTCTGCCAGTGGGCTTGGTTTCCAGCCTGACCCTCGGGGCTCTTACGATAGCCTCTGTCGTTCTGGGATTGTACCAAGGCGGACTTGTTCAGTGGCTGTCTTCGCGATAG
- a CDS encoding FAD-dependent thymidylate synthase: protein MRITGLALVPPPSAADLPKVTPELLASVLARYSRSNEGLAAILEKVDVTHPDASIDRILKFVDYGHASIGGLTGGLAVAIDDVSMWLAYKLFEVSQMADGQESSTRYITMEATNLPPAEELGIPGDLTPRWVELMKRAFEHYHTEFARLDKLAALEPQRLRFPVGAAPGVINRIRKNYALDRARYFIPFATRTNVGLVQSSRMWAQTVKHLDSLPHPEARLAARLIRDELMKQSPRLLKHSFADASYSEQSRQELETSLRLGLERLSTRLLADKVWVKVDRDAPPWLAEDQSVDQSLRHRTNRYGHQGTATRRMRVSFAWNNLALAELRDLNRHRTGNRYTPLIQAGFYLPPDMTDTGCSGLLEDQAELTHELMQRGSPAYVYSLLLGAQTPFEHSTHADKFIYEAELRTGMGAHFRYAEHLSAALREFFKQVPEAQQWVAEGTAEPE, encoded by the coding sequence ATGCGCATCACCGGACTCGCATTGGTTCCTCCTCCAAGCGCGGCTGACCTGCCGAAAGTCACGCCAGAGCTGCTGGCATCCGTGCTTGCGCGCTACTCGCGAAGCAATGAGGGTTTGGCCGCCATACTTGAGAAGGTGGATGTGACCCACCCGGATGCCTCGATTGATCGCATCCTGAAGTTCGTCGACTACGGCCATGCATCGATAGGCGGGCTGACAGGCGGCCTGGCTGTTGCCATCGATGATGTTTCGATGTGGCTGGCGTACAAGCTGTTTGAAGTATCACAGATGGCCGATGGTCAGGAATCCTCAACCCGCTACATCACGATGGAGGCGACAAACCTGCCACCTGCGGAGGAACTCGGCATTCCCGGTGACTTGACGCCCCGTTGGGTCGAGCTCATGAAACGCGCGTTTGAGCATTATCACACCGAATTTGCCCGATTGGACAAGCTGGCAGCGCTGGAGCCGCAACGCCTGCGCTTTCCGGTGGGTGCCGCCCCCGGTGTCATCAACCGCATCCGGAAGAACTATGCTCTGGATCGGGCGCGATACTTCATTCCCTTCGCAACCCGGACCAATGTCGGTCTGGTGCAGAGCTCCAGAATGTGGGCTCAGACGGTCAAGCATCTGGACTCATTGCCACATCCGGAGGCACGGCTTGCCGCGCGGCTCATTCGCGATGAGCTGATGAAGCAGTCTCCGCGGCTGCTGAAGCATAGTTTTGCGGATGCATCGTATTCAGAGCAATCCCGTCAGGAGCTGGAGACCAGTCTGCGCCTGGGGCTTGAACGACTTTCCACGAGGCTACTCGCGGACAAGGTTTGGGTGAAGGTTGATCGGGATGCGCCCCCCTGGCTCGCGGAAGATCAGTCAGTGGACCAGTCGCTTCGACACCGCACCAATCGCTACGGTCATCAGGGAACCGCAACACGTCGCATGCGTGTTTCATTTGCGTGGAACAACCTCGCTCTGGCAGAGCTGCGCGATCTCAACCGACATCGGACGGGGAATCGTTATACCCCGTTGATACAAGCTGGATTCTACCTGCCGCCTGACATGACGGACACGGGATGCAGTGGCCTGCTGGAGGATCAAGCCGAATTGACGCATGAACTCATGCAACGGGGCTCACCCGCCTATGTCTACTCGCTGCTCTTGGGCGCACAGACGCCCTTCGAGCACAGCACCCATGCGGACAAGTTCATTTACGAAGCCGAGCTGCGCACCGGCATGGGAGCTCATTTCCGGTATGCCGAACATCTGAGTGCGGCTCTGCGCGAGTTTTTCAAGCAGGTGCCGGAGGCGCAGCAATGGGTGGCGGAAGGCACCGCCGAACCTGAATAG
- the prmB gene encoding 50S ribosomal protein L3 N(5)-glutamine methyltransferase: MLDARRGHLERVRGSVSADYGREKRTLPPSSQLATLNDWLEFAAELYDSHGLALGQISTTAHDESLYLFLHALSWPLDGAVSLLKKQLGPQQRTALRAVLERRVIDRIPPAYITREAWLNEHRFYVDERVLIPRSYFLEIIPHSLEQWFPDPKRVKAVADVCTGSACLAILLAHQFPRARVDGIDVSKDALDVARINVDSHRLGERVRLHQSDVFDAVGPPKGGYDLIISNPPYEPSRLCDRLPLEFMKEPRLALDGGTDGLTIIRKLIAQSAERLASHGMLLIEVGGLQEAMNREFAELNLRWLESEDEANCICAIQARNLR, encoded by the coding sequence ATGTTGGATGCCCGGCGGGGTCATTTGGAACGGGTGCGTGGCAGTGTCAGCGCGGACTATGGCAGGGAGAAGCGAACACTCCCCCCTTCCTCACAGCTTGCGACGTTGAACGATTGGCTGGAATTCGCGGCCGAATTGTATGACAGCCATGGACTGGCCCTGGGGCAGATCTCAACCACCGCACATGACGAATCCCTCTACCTATTCCTGCACGCGCTTTCATGGCCGCTCGACGGCGCTGTCTCTCTGCTGAAAAAGCAGCTGGGCCCGCAGCAGCGCACTGCGTTGAGAGCGGTGTTGGAACGGCGGGTGATCGACAGGATTCCGCCCGCATACATCACGCGGGAGGCATGGCTGAATGAACACCGGTTCTACGTGGATGAACGCGTGCTCATCCCGCGAAGCTATTTCCTCGAGATCATACCGCATTCGCTGGAGCAGTGGTTTCCAGATCCAAAACGGGTGAAAGCTGTCGCTGATGTCTGCACAGGATCCGCGTGTCTGGCGATTCTCCTCGCACATCAATTTCCAAGAGCCCGGGTCGATGGGATCGATGTGTCCAAGGATGCGCTCGACGTCGCAAGGATAAACGTCGACAGCCATCGTCTCGGCGAACGAGTGCGCTTGCATCAAAGCGATGTATTCGATGCGGTGGGCCCGCCCAAGGGTGGCTATGATTTGATCATCAGCAACCCCCCCTATGAACCATCGAGGCTTTGCGACCGGCTGCCCTTGGAATTCATGAAGGAACCGCGGCTGGCGCTTGATGGAGGCACCGACGGATTGACGATCATAAGGAAGTTGATCGCACAATCCGCGGAACGACTGGCCTCACATGGCATGTTGTTGATAGAAGTCGGAGGCCTTCAGGAAGCGATGAATCGCGAGTTTGCAGAACTGAATCTCCGATGGCTGGAGTCGGAGGACGAGGCGAATTGCATTTGCGCAATTCAGGCCCGAAACCTGCGCTGA
- a CDS encoding pyruvate carboxylase, translated as MSVSSTQSSAQTSKPRNFLKLLAANRSEIAVRIFRAGTELGMRTVAVFAHEDRFSIHRYKADEAYLIGRGKGPVAAYLDVESIVAIAKEKGVNAIHPGYGFLSENADFARACETAGIVFVGPRPELLAMMGDKTAARALAQRIGVPVLPGTNAPVAERSEALRIAKSIGFPLIIKAAFGGGGRGMRVVNKPADLDNLLDEAQGEAERAFGNPAVFLEKFISRAKHIEVQVLGDKHGNVIHLHERDCSIQRRHQKVVEVAPSYGLPTEVIRELCDAAARIAKEIRYDNAGTIEFLYDLDRHEWFFIEMNPRIQVEHTVTEVITGLDLVRAQILIAQGYSLHSPEVGMPQQSQVPRNGYAIQCRITTEDPENKFVPDYGRILAYRSPGGFGVRLDGAMGFAGAVITPFYDSLLVKAIASGQSYEIAMNRARRALSEFRIRGVKTNIPFLENVIAHPTFRSGQATTSLIDTTPELFSFKPRRDRATKLLTFLGNVIVNGNPHAKGYRPEKPLPSAAAPSYDHSVSPPDGTRQKLLELGAKGFADWTVRQKALLVTDTTFRDAHQSLMATRVRSYDLLACASGVAHFLPNLFSLEMWGGATFDTAMRFLHEDPWDRLREIRRRVPNICLQMLLRGANAVGYTNYPDHVVTGFVRHAAAAGMDIFRIFDSLNYLPNLRGAMEAVRSTHAVCEAAICYTGDILNPRRDKYSLSYYVRLAKELEKMGAHILAIKDMAGLCRPYAAEKLIRTLRQEVGIPIHFHTHDTSGTTAASILRAADAGVNVVDLALASMSGSTAQPNLNSIVAALQNTPRDTGLDLEKANAFSDYWEQVREYYRPFDTAPRTGSAEVYLHEMPGGQYTNLKEQAAAMGMSHRWPEIARTYAEVNSLFGDIVKVTPSSKVVGDLALFLFSRGINPADIVNLEPGSMPFPESVIDMLMGGLGWPEGGWPDPVWKAILGGARYTDAKARYQNALVQAGKPYTLPNAATASAEFEKISRDLSERYRRELTTDEVYSHLMYPQVFAEFQKQQREFGNVSVLPTPAFFYGLKPGEEISVEIEEGKVLIIRLVSIGDPDKDGRRTLNFDLNGMSREVSISDRSVAVKGKSKPKADLADPLQLAAPIPGLIAALSVSLGAKVAKGDKLLMMEAMKMQTTVYAPVSGVVAELNVSVGDTVEAKDLLMKLRS; from the coding sequence ATGAGCGTTTCATCCACCCAGAGTTCCGCACAGACCTCCAAGCCACGCAATTTCCTGAAGCTCTTGGCTGCAAATCGCAGCGAGATTGCGGTGAGGATTTTTCGCGCCGGTACTGAATTAGGGATGCGGACTGTGGCCGTTTTTGCGCACGAAGATCGGTTCAGCATCCATCGGTACAAGGCGGATGAGGCATACCTCATTGGAAGAGGAAAGGGCCCGGTGGCCGCGTACCTCGACGTTGAGAGTATTGTCGCGATCGCCAAGGAAAAGGGCGTCAATGCGATTCACCCTGGCTACGGTTTCCTTTCGGAGAATGCCGACTTTGCGAGAGCATGCGAAACCGCTGGGATTGTTTTTGTCGGACCGCGCCCGGAACTGCTCGCAATGATGGGTGACAAGACGGCAGCCCGTGCGCTTGCTCAAAGGATCGGGGTGCCAGTCCTACCGGGCACAAACGCACCAGTCGCAGAACGCTCAGAGGCCCTCAGGATCGCAAAATCGATTGGGTTTCCCCTGATCATCAAGGCTGCGTTTGGCGGTGGAGGGCGTGGCATGCGGGTGGTTAACAAGCCAGCCGATCTCGACAACCTGCTCGACGAAGCCCAGGGCGAGGCCGAACGTGCATTCGGAAATCCCGCCGTCTTTTTGGAGAAATTCATCTCTCGTGCGAAGCACATCGAGGTGCAGGTGCTCGGCGACAAACACGGCAACGTGATACACCTCCATGAACGTGACTGTTCCATTCAGAGACGGCATCAAAAAGTGGTCGAGGTCGCCCCGAGCTACGGTCTGCCGACTGAAGTCATCCGCGAGCTTTGCGATGCTGCCGCGCGAATCGCCAAGGAAATACGCTACGACAATGCTGGAACAATCGAGTTCCTCTACGACCTTGACCGCCACGAGTGGTTCTTCATCGAGATGAACCCCCGTATCCAGGTTGAACACACCGTGACTGAGGTTATCACCGGGCTCGATCTTGTTCGGGCACAGATCCTCATTGCACAGGGGTATTCGCTGCACTCCCCAGAAGTAGGCATGCCCCAGCAATCACAGGTCCCGCGCAATGGCTATGCGATCCAATGCCGCATCACAACTGAAGACCCCGAAAACAAGTTCGTCCCCGATTACGGGCGCATCCTTGCCTATCGCTCGCCTGGCGGTTTCGGCGTCCGTCTTGATGGAGCCATGGGTTTCGCTGGTGCAGTCATCACTCCCTTCTACGACTCCCTTCTCGTAAAGGCGATCGCCAGCGGCCAGAGCTACGAAATCGCAATGAATCGCGCCCGTCGCGCCCTCAGCGAGTTTCGCATCCGGGGCGTCAAGACCAACATTCCGTTCCTGGAGAACGTGATTGCCCACCCGACGTTCAGATCCGGGCAGGCGACGACTTCGCTGATCGATACCACGCCGGAGCTCTTTTCGTTCAAGCCGCGCCGGGATCGGGCCACCAAGCTTCTTACTTTTCTCGGCAATGTCATCGTCAATGGAAACCCGCACGCAAAAGGGTACCGTCCCGAAAAACCCCTTCCCAGCGCGGCCGCACCCTCCTACGATCATTCAGTTTCACCTCCCGACGGAACGCGTCAGAAACTGCTCGAACTCGGCGCCAAGGGCTTTGCGGATTGGACAGTGCGGCAGAAGGCGCTTCTTGTAACAGATACGACTTTTCGGGACGCGCACCAATCGCTGATGGCGACGCGTGTCCGCAGCTATGATCTGCTGGCTTGCGCCAGTGGCGTCGCCCATTTCCTCCCCAATCTATTCTCTCTCGAAATGTGGGGTGGCGCCACCTTCGACACCGCAATGCGGTTTCTCCATGAGGACCCATGGGATCGCCTGCGTGAAATTCGGCGGCGGGTTCCGAACATCTGCCTGCAGATGCTCCTACGGGGAGCCAACGCCGTTGGATACACAAACTACCCCGACCATGTCGTCACGGGCTTCGTGCGCCACGCCGCGGCAGCCGGCATGGATATCTTCCGCATATTCGACTCGCTGAACTATCTCCCCAACCTGCGCGGCGCGATGGAGGCCGTGCGATCCACCCACGCAGTCTGCGAGGCCGCAATCTGCTACACCGGCGACATTCTGAATCCGCGCCGGGACAAGTATTCGTTGTCCTATTACGTCCGTCTCGCCAAGGAGCTCGAGAAGATGGGCGCACACATTCTAGCCATCAAGGACATGGCTGGCCTTTGCCGACCTTATGCGGCGGAGAAGCTGATCCGGACCCTCCGCCAGGAGGTCGGAATTCCGATTCACTTTCACACGCACGACACAAGCGGAACAACCGCCGCGTCCATACTGCGGGCGGCGGACGCAGGTGTGAACGTTGTCGACCTCGCTCTGGCCTCAATGAGCGGAAGCACGGCCCAGCCCAATCTCAATTCAATTGTGGCTGCGCTCCAGAATACACCGCGCGACACCGGGTTGGATCTCGAAAAAGCCAACGCATTTTCCGACTATTGGGAGCAGGTTCGCGAATACTACCGACCCTTCGACACGGCACCGCGCACGGGCTCGGCTGAGGTTTATCTTCACGAAATGCCCGGCGGCCAGTACACCAATCTTAAGGAACAGGCCGCGGCAATGGGCATGTCGCACCGCTGGCCGGAGATTGCCAGAACCTATGCGGAGGTTAACTCCCTCTTTGGCGACATCGTCAAAGTGACCCCGTCCTCCAAGGTGGTTGGTGATCTCGCCCTGTTCCTTTTCTCGCGAGGCATCAATCCTGCCGACATCGTGAATCTCGAACCCGGTTCCATGCCATTTCCCGAAAGCGTGATCGACATGCTTATGGGAGGGCTCGGCTGGCCGGAAGGAGGCTGGCCCGACCCCGTATGGAAGGCCATTCTTGGTGGAGCCCGCTATACGGATGCAAAGGCAAGGTATCAGAATGCGCTCGTTCAGGCCGGCAAACCTTACACCCTGCCGAATGCCGCAACGGCATCCGCGGAATTCGAGAAGATTTCCAGGGATCTCAGTGAGAGATATCGCCGCGAGCTCACTACCGACGAGGTGTATTCTCACCTGATGTATCCCCAGGTTTTCGCTGAGTTCCAGAAACAGCAAAGGGAATTTGGAAATGTCAGCGTGCTTCCAACGCCCGCCTTCTTCTATGGTCTCAAGCCGGGCGAGGAAATCAGCGTTGAGATCGAGGAAGGCAAGGTGCTGATCATCAGACTCGTCAGCATCGGAGATCCGGACAAGGATGGCCGGCGCACGCTAAATTTTGACCTCAACGGTATGTCTCGGGAGGTCAGCATTTCGGACCGATCGGTCGCCGTAAAAGGCAAATCCAAGCCGAAAGCCGACCTTGCTGATCCGCTACAGCTTGCGGCCCCCATTCCTGGCCTGATTGCGGCACTGTCCGTCTCGTTGGGAGCCAAGGTCGCGAAGGGCGACAAACTCCTGATGATGGAGGCAATGAAGATGCAGACAACGGTTTACGCACCTGTCTCAGGTGTTGTCGCTGAGCTCAACGTCAGCGTCGGTGACACCGTCGAGGCCAAGGATCTTCTGATGAAGCTTCGCTCATAG